Sequence from the Mesorhizobium sp. PAMC28654 genome:
AATCGACGACGTCCTGCGCGGCGCGCTTGTCGACATCGACAAGACCAGTGTGATGCTTGCCGCGATAGCCGACCAGACCGTCCTTGTCGCCGTTGAGGTCGATCGACAGCGCGATGCCGCCGCCGGAAATATTTGGCGGCTCCGTGGCGACCAGCATCTCGGCGCGGTGCAATTGAAGCAACTCGGCTTCCGACAGCAGCGCGTTACCGGTGCGAAAGCGGATCTGCGAAAGACGTGAACCGGTGCGCACGACGATCGGAAAAGTGCGCGGGCTGACTTCGAGATAGAGCGGGCCATTGTAGCCGGCGGCGATCTTGTCGAACTCGTGGCCACGATCGGTCATCACCCGCGTGAAGATGTCGAGCCGCCCGGTCGAGCTCTTGGGATTGGCCGAGGCCGAAATCTCCGCCGGAAGCGCCAGGCTTTCGAGCAGCGGCAAAATGTAGACGCAACCAGTTTCCAGCACGGCGCCTTCAACAAGGCTGATCTCGTGCAGCTTCAGCCGGTCGAGCTTTTCCGAGACCTTGTGATTGGGACCCGGCAGGAAGGAGGCTCGCACTCGCCAGGCCTTGTCGCCGAGCCTGAGATCAAGACTGGCCGGCTGGATCTGGTCGGCGTCAAGCGCGCGCGACGACTTCAGCGCGCCGGACTGGAACAGCGCCGAAATGTCCTGATCGGGAAGAATGCCTGTCTGCCGCAAGGCTATGCTCCTTAGCCGGGCGCTTCTCTTGTCGCAGGTTCTTACCGCAAAACCGTGGAACACTTTTGCGGAACCTGCTTGGTACAAACCTCTTAATGAAGCCGGCAATTGACGCAAGCGTGGCGCGGGTCTAAAGGGTCGTTATCCCGTGGTGATTTGGCCGGTCGGCTTGCAGCCACGTTAAACAAGTCGCTAAAGGACCGTCGGGCCGCAAGGCCGTATGGACCGGTTGCGACTTTCGCGGCCGGTTTTTTTGTGTCTGGAACAAAAGCAATGAGCACCAAGAAGCGCAACTGGAAGCCTCAGACCGCACTCGTGCACAGCGGAACCCTGCGTTCCGGCTTCGGCGAGACATCCGAGGCGATCTACCTGACCCAAGGCTATGTCTACGAAACGGCGCAGGCCGCCGAAGCCCGTTTCAAGGGCGAGGAACCGGGCTTCATCTATTCGCGCTACGCCAATCCCACCGTCGACATGTTCGAAAAGCGCATGTGCGCGCTGGAAGGTGCCGAGGATGCGCGCGCCACGGCGTCGGGCATGGCAGCTGTGACGGCTGCGCTTCTGTGCAGCGTCAAGGCCGGCGATCACATCGTGGCGGCGCGCGCGCTGTTCGGCTCCTGCCGCTGGGTCGTCGAGACGCTGGCGCCGAGATACGGCATCGAGGCGACGCTGGTCGACGGCACGGATATCGCCAACTGGGAAAAGGCGGTCAGGCCCAACACCAAACTGTTCTTCCTGGAAAGCCCTACCAACCCGACGCTGGAGGTGGTCGACATCGCCGCTGTCGCCTCGCTGGCGAATTCGATCGGCGCGCGGCTGGTGGTCGACAATGTCTTCGCCACGCCGCTGCAGCAGAAGCCGCTGCAACTCGGTGCGCATATCGTCGTCTATTCGGCGACCAAGCACATTGACGGCCAGGGGCGCTGCCTCGGCGGTGTCATCCTGTCGGACAAGAAGTGGATCGACGAGAACCTGCACGACTACTTCCGCCACACCGGCCCCAGCCTGTCGCCCTTCAACGCCTGGACGCTGCTGAAAGGTCTGGAGACACTGCCGCTGCGCGTGCGCCAGCAGACGGAAAGCGCCGGCAAGATCGCCGATTTCCTGGCCGAGCAGCCGCAGATCGCCCGCGTCATCTATCCCGGCCGCGCCGACCATCCGCAGGCTGATATCGTCAAGAAGCAGATGTCGGGCGGCTCGACGCTGATCTGCCTTGACGTCAAGGGCGGCAAGCAGGCGGCCTTCGCCTTGCAGAACGCTCTCGATATCGTGCTGATCTCCAACAATCTCGGCGACGCCAAGAGCCTGATCACCCACCCTGCAACGACGACGCACAAGAACCTGACCGACGAGGCGCGCGCCGAGCTCGGTATCGGGCCGGGAACGCTCCGGCTGTCGGTTGGCCTCGAGGATACGGACGATCTGCTCGAGGATATCGCGCAAGCGCTGAAATCGGCGAAATAGGCAGGTGGCGGGCAGCCTGCCCGCATCCTTTCACGCGCCCGACGGTGTCTCTTCCAACTCCGCCGCCTTGGTGCGGATGGTCATGGCATTGCCGCGCCAGTCGACAGCGCCGCCGAGCCAGCCCCGCACCCACATTGCCGGCAGGATACAATCCCGCGCCATCATGGCGGGGACCATGCGCCAGGACAGGTACCAGCCCTTGGCAAAGGCCAAGGCGCATTCCGGAAGGTACGCAGCCGCCAGCACGGCGATGGCGGTCAGCGGCAGGCTGAAACCGGCGGCGGCGGCGGCAACCAGTGCAAGCGCCAGCGGTATCGCCACGCCGGTCAGGATTTCGGGGGTGAAGAACAGCGGGAAGGTCACGCGGCGCAGCCGTGCCCAGCGGGCCTGGCGCGACCAGATCTCACTGAGCGAGCGCCGGCCAAGCGGCTGCTCGAAGGGCGCCGCGACCAGATTGACGCACAGTCCGAGTCCGTTCACCAGCTTGGTCGCGGCGGCGTCCTCGGCGATCTCGGCCGCAAGCGCCCGGATGCCACCATCGGCGTCGAGCATGGGCTTGTTCCACAGCATGCTCTTGCCCTGGGCGAAGCCGAGGCCAAGCGCCTCGCCGGCATACTGCCAGCGCGCCTGCAGCGTGTTGAGGAAGGCGCATTCGACCTCGGCCCAAAATCCGTCCGGCCGCGAGCCTATCGGCGTCGAGCAGACAAGGCCGGTGCCCGGCCGCCATGCCGACATCATGTGCTGGATGTAATCCTCGGGCATAAGGACATTGGAATCGGCGAGGATGACCCAGTCATGGCGTGCCGCTTCCCAGCCCTTGACGCAATTGTTGAGCTTGGGATTGCCGCTGATGCGATCGTCGCCCAAAAGCAGCCTGGCAGGCACCGCCGGAAAGCGGGCGATGGCATTCTTGATCAGCCCGACCACCGGATCCTCGGCATGGGCGACGCAGAAGACAAGTTCATAGCGCGGCCAGTCAAGCGAGAAGGCGCGCTCCAACGTCTCCTCGGTGAAAGGCTCGACGCCACGCGCCGGCACCACGATCGAGACCGCCGGCGCAATGCCGGTGGGCGGTGCGATAATGCTCCGCCGCTTCAGCTGGAGCGAGGCGAGCAGAATGCTCGCGAGATTTGAAAGGATAAGAGCGGCGGAAAGTGGGGCGGCGATGAGCGTCAGTTCCATCGAGATCTGGTCACTCCAGAAAAACCGGCCACGTGACGGCCGTTTCCAACAGTTCGACAGAGCGATGAGTCGCCCGGCACAATCCAGCGCACACCATCATTGTCATGTGTCACTTAAATGACATTGTTTGTCGGCACCTGCCCTTCAAGGCTGGCAAGAATCGGATGCGCGCCATTGACCAGGCTAGGCGAGAACCCGAAAGTTCCCAGATTGTTTTTGGAGTAGCTCATGTACAGCGCCGTGACGCGCAACATCGAAGTGCAGGTCAGACCGTTCTATATGGAGGATCGCTCGGAGCCTTCCGAGAACCGTTACGTCTGGGGCTATCAGATTACGATCGACAACCAGTCGGAAGAGTTCGTGCAGCTGATGTCACGCTACTGGCGCATCACCGACGGCACTGGCCGGGTCGAGGAGGTCAGCGGCGCCGGCGTGGTCGGCGACCAGCCTGAACTAAACCCCGGCGACAGCTATCAATATACATCCGGCTGCCCGCTCTCAACGCCACCCGGCATCATGGTCGGTCACTACACCATGCGCAACAAACAAGGTGAGACGTTCGACATCGCCATCCCCGCCTTCTCACTCGACCTGCCGGGCACGCGGCGGACCGTGAATTAGGACAGTCGGGCGATTGGCGAAATCTTCCGCGACGGCGTCTTTCTCCCCGTCACTATACGGGGAGAAATGCCCGGCAGGGCAATGAGGGGCGGCGGCAGACTGGTGAGATTGTCTTTCATTACAGCGGATGCGCGCGGTCATTCGCCAAGTTCGCGCTGCACCTCATCCGCCCTTCGGGCGTTCATCGTTCGAAAAGCCAAGCAATTGGCTTTTCGTTCGCTGCGCGGACCACTCCTCACCTCCCCGTGAAACGGGGAGAATGAAGCTCCGTCACTGGGCCGCTGCAAACTCCGCCGGGTCGAAGTCGTACTGCTTCGAGCAGAATTCGCAGGCGACATGGATGCCGCCATCCTCGGTGCTGTCCTTGATCTCCTGCGCCGAGAAACCCTCGAGGATGCCGCGGATCCTGTCCCTGGAGCATGAGCACTGGTCGTCGACCGGGACACCGCCGAAGACGCGGACGCCATGCTCGTGGAAC
This genomic interval carries:
- a CDS encoding O-succinylhomoserine sulfhydrylase, giving the protein MSTKKRNWKPQTALVHSGTLRSGFGETSEAIYLTQGYVYETAQAAEARFKGEEPGFIYSRYANPTVDMFEKRMCALEGAEDARATASGMAAVTAALLCSVKAGDHIVAARALFGSCRWVVETLAPRYGIEATLVDGTDIANWEKAVRPNTKLFFLESPTNPTLEVVDIAAVASLANSIGARLVVDNVFATPLQQKPLQLGAHIVVYSATKHIDGQGRCLGGVILSDKKWIDENLHDYFRHTGPSLSPFNAWTLLKGLETLPLRVRQQTESAGKIADFLAEQPQIARVIYPGRADHPQADIVKKQMSGGSTLICLDVKGGKQAAFALQNALDIVLISNNLGDAKSLITHPATTTHKNLTDEARAELGIGPGTLRLSVGLEDTDDLLEDIAQALKSAK
- the apaG gene encoding Co2+/Mg2+ efflux protein ApaG, with protein sequence MYSAVTRNIEVQVRPFYMEDRSEPSENRYVWGYQITIDNQSEEFVQLMSRYWRITDGTGRVEEVSGAGVVGDQPELNPGDSYQYTSGCPLSTPPGIMVGHYTMRNKQGETFDIAIPAFSLDLPGTRRTVN
- a CDS encoding 2'-deoxycytidine 5'-triphosphate deaminase codes for the protein MRQTGILPDQDISALFQSGALKSSRALDADQIQPASLDLRLGDKAWRVRASFLPGPNHKVSEKLDRLKLHEISLVEGAVLETGCVYILPLLESLALPAEISASANPKSSTGRLDIFTRVMTDRGHEFDKIAAGYNGPLYLEVSPRTFPIVVRTGSRLSQIRFRTGNALLSEAELLQLHRAEMLVATEPPNISGGGIALSIDLNGDKDGLVGYRGKHHTGLVDVDKRAAQDVVDFWEPIHKSGAGELVLDPDEFYILVSQEAVHVPPLYAAEMTPFDPLVGEFRVHYAGFFDPGFGHSAAGGTGSRAVLEVRSHEVPFILDHGQIVGRLVYEHMLKRPQALYGTDLGSNYQAQGLKLSKHFRAARRS
- a CDS encoding ceramide glucosyltransferase, with the protein product MELTLIAAPLSAALILSNLASILLASLQLKRRSIIAPPTGIAPAVSIVVPARGVEPFTEETLERAFSLDWPRYELVFCVAHAEDPVVGLIKNAIARFPAVPARLLLGDDRISGNPKLNNCVKGWEAARHDWVILADSNVLMPEDYIQHMMSAWRPGTGLVCSTPIGSRPDGFWAEVECAFLNTLQARWQYAGEALGLGFAQGKSMLWNKPMLDADGGIRALAAEIAEDAAATKLVNGLGLCVNLVAAPFEQPLGRRSLSEIWSRQARWARLRRVTFPLFFTPEILTGVAIPLALALVAAAAAGFSLPLTAIAVLAAAYLPECALAFAKGWYLSWRMVPAMMARDCILPAMWVRGWLGGAVDWRGNAMTIRTKAAELEETPSGA